A genomic stretch from Mycobacterium cookii includes:
- a CDS encoding carotenoid oxygenase family protein, with protein sequence MSAPITEAPANPYLDDFLAPVSAEVTATDLPVTGHIPDFLDGRYLRNGPNPVAEVDPATYHWFTGDGMVHGVALQDGKAGWYRNRWVRSAAVRAQLGEPATDAPDPRTGMQSLGANTNVLAHAGKTLALVEGGVANYELTDDLDTVGTCDFDGTLYGGYAAHPHRDPRTGELHAVSYSFARGNTVQYSVIDIHGHARRTVDIEVSGSPMMHDFSLTDRYVVLYDLPVTLDPMQAMPVKVPSWLRQPARLVAQSVIGRVKVPGPIAAMINRKERQDYQMPYSWNPRYPARIGVMPRDGGNKDVRWFDIEPCYVYHPVNAYSEMRSGHEVLVLDVVRYDRMFDRDRRGPGDVAPTLDRWTIDLTTGAVTSERRDDRSQEFPRINETLLGSRHRFGYTVGVAGGFVDSGRTKMSTSLYKHDYADGSSMVAPLDPDLLIGEMSFIPRPGDSAEDDGVLIGYGYHRGRDEGQLVLLDAQTCESVATVHLPQRVPMGFHGNWAPRD encoded by the coding sequence GTGAGCGCACCCATCACCGAAGCACCGGCCAACCCGTACCTCGACGACTTCCTGGCGCCGGTCAGCGCCGAGGTGACCGCGACCGACCTACCGGTGACCGGGCACATCCCCGACTTCCTGGACGGGCGCTACCTGCGCAACGGGCCCAACCCGGTGGCCGAAGTCGACCCCGCCACCTACCACTGGTTCACCGGCGACGGCATGGTGCACGGCGTCGCATTGCAGGACGGCAAGGCCGGTTGGTACCGCAACCGCTGGGTCCGCAGCGCCGCGGTGCGCGCGCAGCTCGGCGAGCCGGCGACGGACGCCCCTGATCCGCGGACCGGCATGCAGTCCCTGGGAGCCAACACCAACGTGCTGGCGCACGCCGGCAAGACCTTGGCCCTCGTCGAAGGCGGCGTCGCGAACTACGAATTGACCGACGACCTCGACACCGTCGGCACCTGCGATTTCGACGGAACCCTCTACGGCGGCTACGCCGCTCATCCGCATCGCGACCCGCGCACCGGCGAACTGCACGCGGTGTCCTACTCGTTCGCCCGCGGCAACACCGTGCAGTATTCGGTGATCGACATCCACGGTCACGCGCGGCGGACCGTCGACATCGAGGTGTCGGGATCGCCGATGATGCACGACTTCTCGCTGACAGATAGGTATGTGGTGCTCTACGACCTGCCGGTCACGCTCGACCCGATGCAGGCGATGCCGGTGAAGGTGCCCTCGTGGCTGAGGCAACCGGCCCGGTTGGTGGCCCAGTCCGTCATCGGTCGGGTAAAGGTGCCCGGGCCGATCGCGGCGATGATCAACCGCAAGGAGCGACAGGACTACCAGATGCCGTATTCCTGGAACCCGCGCTATCCGGCCCGGATCGGCGTCATGCCCCGCGACGGCGGCAACAAAGACGTCCGGTGGTTCGACATCGAACCGTGCTACGTCTATCACCCGGTCAACGCCTACTCCGAGATGCGCAGCGGCCATGAGGTTCTGGTGCTCGACGTGGTGCGCTACGACCGGATGTTCGACCGCGACCGACGCGGGCCGGGCGACGTCGCCCCCACGCTGGACCGCTGGACGATCGACCTGACGACCGGCGCGGTGACCAGCGAACGCCGGGACGATCGCTCCCAGGAGTTCCCCCGGATCAACGAGACGCTGCTGGGCAGCCGGCACCGGTTCGGCTACACCGTGGGTGTCGCCGGCGGGTTCGTCGACTCAGGCAGAACAAAAATGTCGACGTCGCTCTACAAGCATGACTACGCGGACGGGTCCAGCATGGTGGCCCCGCTAGACCCCGACCTGCTGATCGGCGAGATGTCCTTCATCCCGCGCCCCGGCGACTCGGCCGAGGACGACGGCGTGCTGATCGGCTACGGCTATCACCGCGGACGTGACGAAGGTCAGTTGGTGTTGCTCGATGCGCAGACGTGCGAATCAGTTGCTACGGTTCATCTGCCGCAGCGCGTGCCGATGGGGTTTCACGGCAATTGGGCGCCGCGGGACTGA